The Akkermansia sp. N21116 genome includes a region encoding these proteins:
- the rpoB gene encoding DNA-directed RNA polymerase subunit beta translates to MSQRLYFGNIKEVIEPPNLIEIQLQSYFDFLQKDTPAAERKDIGLQGVMKEIFPIKSYDENIELDFVSYEIEDPKVSDYEAIRSGETYGAALQVNFRLKSENESKTETVYMGEIPMMTNRGTFVINGAERVIVSQLHRSPGICFESTQHLNGKMLHSFRIIPDRGSWLEVQFDTNDLLYVYLDRRRRRRKFLATTFMRYLGFTSDRDIVKQFYDIKKLDLNEDLTEEELTNLVVVESVIRDEKTIVKAFDAVTKGVVLQLLQFGVKEIEVIDQSQEEVLIKTLKKDPAKDEDSALKEIYKRLRPGDPATATQARTLLNRLFNDPKKYDLTRVGRYKINQKLGLTTSLDQRLMTAEDFLSSLKYLLKLKKGEGVVDDIDHLGSRRVRAVGELMANQCRVGLARTERLVKERMTLIDQNIEGVTPSKLINPKALSAVVRDFFGRSQLSQFMDQINPLAELTHKRRLSALGPGGLNRDRAGFEVRDVHPSHYGRICPIETPEGPNIGLINSMCTYARINEFGFIETPYRKVINGRVSNEIEYITADQEEGHLVAQANNKIDDEGNFLTANVTARLGGDFIEVDPMDVTYMDVSPKQLVSIAAGLIPFLEHDDANRALMGSNMQRQGVPLMVAESPLVGTGLEGKSARDSRSVVLAEADGIVASASAEVIITTPDGQLPVRPEVFLSDPESVKTDRDNGIYVYPLRKFMRSNAGTCINQRPIVRRGQAVKTGDVLADGPNTDGGELALGRNVLVAYMPWNGYNFEDAIVISQRVVMNDTYTSIHISEFEVQARDTKLGPEEITRDIPNAGDEALKNLDHDGVIRIGAEVKPGDILVGKITPKSETELAPEERLLRAIFGEKAAEVKDTSLRVPSGCTGIVMDVRTSSHSSTRGHDDLIVDTAEKKKQFKKINDEHKKKIDQLIDQLTKKLSDILLGEKIPLDVVNAQTGEIIIPANRKITKTLLRKLALVHDHIEIDPSPIRNKIFEIITSFEGRFTELDEEREHRLDLMESGDESEPGGIKEVKVYIAAKRKLGVGDKMAGRHGNKGVVAKIVPEADMPFLSDGTPVDIVLNPLGVPSRMNVGQVLEAHLGVAAKALGFKVATPVFDGIHESKIWDYMSQAKKIDGFTWIGDGKDGTVAGKSTLYDGLTGEPFHNPVVVGYTYMLKLNHLVADKIHARAVGPYSLVTQQPLGGKAQYGGQRFGEMEVWALEAYGAAYTLQELLTVKSDDVQGRTRIYESIVKGDNSLEAGTPESFNVLIKEMQSLGLDVRPGSKEDLAKSRDELDELGDLDLSFDMSADMPDISSDDDILGDL, encoded by the coding sequence ATGTCACAGCGACTCTACTTCGGGAACATTAAGGAAGTCATCGAACCGCCAAATTTGATTGAGATTCAACTTCAATCATACTTTGATTTTCTCCAGAAAGACACTCCCGCAGCAGAGCGGAAGGATATCGGTCTTCAAGGAGTGATGAAGGAAATCTTCCCCATCAAGAGCTACGACGAAAACATTGAACTGGACTTCGTTTCCTATGAAATTGAAGATCCCAAAGTCAGTGATTACGAAGCTATCCGCTCCGGCGAAACTTATGGTGCTGCCCTACAGGTCAATTTCCGTCTGAAATCCGAAAATGAATCCAAGACGGAAACCGTTTACATGGGAGAAATTCCCATGATGACCAATCGCGGCACATTCGTTATCAACGGCGCGGAACGCGTCATCGTCTCCCAGTTGCACCGTTCTCCGGGTATTTGCTTTGAAAGTACCCAGCACCTCAACGGGAAGATGCTTCATTCCTTCCGCATCATCCCCGATCGCGGTTCCTGGCTTGAAGTCCAGTTCGACACGAACGATCTCCTTTACGTTTACCTTGACCGCCGCCGCCGCCGCCGCAAGTTTCTTGCCACAACGTTCATGCGTTACCTCGGGTTCACGTCCGACCGGGATATCGTCAAGCAATTCTACGATATCAAGAAACTGGACTTGAACGAAGATCTCACCGAAGAGGAACTCACCAACCTCGTCGTCGTCGAGTCCGTCATTCGCGACGAAAAGACCATCGTCAAGGCATTCGATGCCGTCACCAAGGGGGTCGTTCTCCAGCTTCTCCAATTCGGAGTTAAAGAAATCGAAGTCATCGACCAGTCTCAGGAAGAAGTCCTTATCAAGACCCTCAAAAAGGATCCTGCCAAGGATGAAGATTCCGCCTTGAAGGAAATCTACAAGCGTCTCCGCCCCGGCGATCCCGCTACGGCAACGCAAGCCCGCACTTTGCTCAACCGTCTCTTCAATGATCCGAAGAAGTACGACCTGACCCGTGTCGGACGTTACAAGATCAACCAAAAGCTCGGTCTCACGACCAGCCTCGACCAGCGTCTGATGACTGCCGAGGACTTTCTCAGTTCCCTCAAGTACCTTCTCAAACTCAAGAAGGGTGAAGGTGTGGTCGACGATATCGACCACCTTGGTAGCCGCCGTGTACGTGCCGTTGGTGAACTGATGGCCAATCAGTGCCGCGTGGGTCTTGCTCGTACGGAACGCCTGGTTAAGGAACGCATGACCCTCATCGACCAGAACATCGAAGGAGTCACCCCCAGCAAGCTCATCAATCCGAAGGCACTCAGCGCCGTTGTCCGCGATTTCTTCGGACGTTCCCAGTTGAGCCAGTTCATGGACCAGATCAATCCCCTGGCCGAACTGACCCACAAGCGCCGTCTCTCCGCCCTCGGACCGGGTGGTCTGAACCGCGACCGCGCCGGATTCGAAGTTCGAGACGTACATCCTTCCCACTACGGACGCATCTGCCCGATCGAAACGCCGGAAGGTCCCAACATCGGCCTCATCAACTCGATGTGTACTTATGCACGCATCAATGAATTCGGTTTCATCGAAACGCCCTACCGTAAAGTCATCAACGGTCGTGTCTCCAACGAAATCGAGTACATCACCGCCGACCAGGAAGAAGGACACCTCGTTGCCCAGGCGAACAACAAAATCGACGACGAAGGCAACTTCCTCACGGCAAACGTGACCGCCCGTCTCGGAGGCGACTTCATCGAAGTCGACCCGATGGACGTCACCTACATGGACGTTTCACCCAAGCAACTCGTTTCCATCGCCGCAGGCCTCATCCCGTTCCTCGAACACGATGACGCCAACCGTGCACTCATGGGTTCGAACATGCAGCGCCAAGGTGTGCCTCTCATGGTCGCCGAATCTCCCCTCGTCGGTACCGGTCTCGAAGGCAAGTCGGCCCGCGATTCGCGTTCCGTCGTACTCGCAGAAGCCGATGGTATCGTCGCCTCCGCGTCGGCCGAAGTCATCATCACCACCCCCGATGGTCAGTTGCCCGTCCGTCCCGAAGTCTTCCTTTCCGATCCGGAAAGCGTCAAGACCGATCGCGACAACGGCATCTACGTCTATCCTCTTCGCAAGTTCATGCGTTCCAATGCAGGCACCTGCATCAACCAGAGACCTATCGTCCGTCGCGGACAGGCCGTTAAGACCGGAGATGTCCTGGCTGACGGCCCGAACACCGACGGAGGAGAACTCGCCCTCGGACGCAATGTTCTCGTGGCTTACATGCCTTGGAACGGATACAACTTCGAAGACGCCATCGTCATCTCCCAGCGTGTCGTCATGAACGACACCTACACATCGATTCACATCTCTGAATTCGAAGTACAGGCTCGCGATACCAAGCTGGGACCGGAAGAAATCACCCGGGACATTCCGAATGCCGGCGACGAAGCCCTCAAAAACCTCGACCACGACGGTGTCATCCGCATCGGTGCCGAAGTGAAACCCGGCGATATTCTCGTTGGCAAGATCACTCCGAAGTCCGAAACGGAACTCGCTCCCGAAGAACGCCTCCTGCGAGCCATCTTCGGTGAGAAGGCAGCCGAAGTGAAAGATACTTCCCTGCGCGTACCTTCCGGTTGTACAGGTATCGTAATGGATGTCCGCACGTCGTCCCACAGTTCCACCCGCGGTCATGACGATCTGATCGTCGACACAGCCGAGAAGAAGAAGCAATTCAAGAAGATTAACGACGAGCACAAGAAGAAGATCGACCAATTGATTGATCAGCTTACCAAGAAGCTCTCCGACATCCTGCTGGGTGAAAAAATCCCGCTCGACGTTGTCAATGCCCAGACGGGTGAAATCATCATTCCTGCCAATCGCAAGATCACCAAGACCCTACTTCGCAAGCTCGCCCTCGTCCACGACCACATCGAAATCGACCCGAGCCCGATCCGCAACAAAATCTTTGAAATCATCACCTCCTTCGAAGGACGCTTCACCGAACTCGATGAAGAACGCGAACATCGCCTCGACCTCATGGAATCAGGAGATGAATCCGAACCTGGCGGAATCAAAGAAGTCAAGGTTTACATCGCAGCCAAGCGTAAGCTCGGCGTCGGTGACAAGATGGCAGGCCGCCACGGAAACAAAGGCGTCGTCGCCAAGATTGTTCCCGAAGCCGACATGCCCTTCCTCTCGGACGGAACTCCAGTTGACATCGTGCTGAACCCCCTGGGCGTGCCTTCTCGAATGAATGTCGGCCAGGTGCTTGAAGCTCACTTGGGCGTCGCAGCCAAGGCTCTCGGTTTCAAGGTAGCCACCCCCGTTTTCGACGGCATTCACGAATCCAAGATCTGGGATTACATGTCCCAAGCTAAAAAGATCGACGGTTTCACCTGGATTGGCGACGGGAAAGACGGCACAGTGGCCGGCAAGAGCACTCTTTACGACGGTCTCACCGGCGAACCGTTCCACAACCCGGTCGTGGTCGGTTATACCTACATGCTCAAGTTGAACCACTTGGTTGCAGACAAGATCCACGCCCGTGCAGTCGGTCCCTACAGCCTCGTGACTCAGCAACCCCTCGGCGGCAAAGCCCAATACGGCGGTCAGCGCTTCGGGGAAATGGAAGTGTGGGCACTGGAAGCATACGGCGCAGCATACACGCTACAGGAACTCC